The Pseudomonas fluorescens genome includes a window with the following:
- a CDS encoding AprI/Inh family metalloprotease inhibitor encodes MSSSVRATAGLLATLMMFCGEAAMARSLLLAEPSQLAGQWQAVLSSPQDNAQTQAMQDKPSNSCLVELKADQTLGGQTDCLGQWLGDEPVRWFTEPDGLSLIGKQDSRTHLGLRQGDYYQMTLKSGLILRLERNKSQSAH; translated from the coding sequence ATGTCCAGTAGCGTTCGAGCAACCGCCGGGTTGCTCGCTACGCTGATGATGTTTTGTGGAGAAGCCGCCATGGCGCGCAGCCTGTTGTTAGCAGAACCCTCGCAGTTGGCCGGTCAGTGGCAGGCTGTTTTGTCGAGCCCGCAGGACAACGCGCAAACCCAGGCGATGCAGGACAAACCGTCCAACAGTTGCCTCGTCGAACTCAAGGCGGATCAGACCCTGGGCGGGCAAACCGATTGCCTGGGCCAATGGCTGGGGGATGAGCCGGTTCGTTGGTTCACTGAACCCGACGGACTTTCCCTGATTGGCAAACAAGACTCCAGGACACACTTGGGCCTGCGTCAGGGAGACTATTATCAAATGACGTTGAAGTCCGGTTTGATACTCAGGCTTGAACGAAACAAGTCCCAGAGTGCTCATTAA
- a CDS encoding serralysin family metalloprotease, translating into MSKVKSSAIDSAEQLLWAPQSLAAASNAFNQINSFSHQYDRGGNLTVNGKPSYSVDEAATQLLRDGAAYQDRDGSGKIELTYTFLTSASSSTMNKHGISGFSQFSAQQKGQAALAMQSWADVANVTFTEKASGGDAHMTFGNYSSGQDGAAAFAYLPGTGAGYDGTSWYLINSSYTQNKNPDLNNYGRQTLTHEIGHTLGLAHPGDYNAGEGSPTYDDATYGQDTRGYSVMSYWSESNTDQNFSKGGVEAYASGPLMDDIAAIQKLYGANTTTRTGDSTYGFNSNTGRDFLSASSSSDKVVFSVWDAGGRDTLDFSGFTQNQKINLNDASFSDVGGMVGNVSIAKGAVIENAIGGSGSDLLIGNTVANELKGGAGNDILWGAGGADKLWGGSGSDTFVFAASSDSRPGATDQILDFVSGLDKIDLTGITKGAGLHFVSAFTGAAGDAVLSTSGGNSLLSVDFSGHGVADFLVSTVGQAAVSDIVA; encoded by the coding sequence ATGTCGAAAGTCAAAAGCAGCGCTATTGATTCTGCCGAACAACTCCTCTGGGCGCCGCAATCATTGGCGGCTGCCAGTAATGCGTTCAACCAGATCAATAGTTTCAGCCACCAATACGACCGGGGCGGTAACCTGACCGTCAACGGCAAACCGTCGTACTCTGTCGACGAAGCGGCCACTCAGTTGCTGCGCGACGGCGCGGCTTACCAGGACCGGGACGGCAGCGGCAAGATCGAGCTGACCTACACTTTCCTGACTTCCGCCTCTTCCAGCACCATGAACAAGCATGGGATCAGCGGCTTCAGCCAGTTCAGTGCGCAGCAGAAAGGCCAGGCCGCCCTGGCCATGCAATCCTGGGCGGACGTGGCCAATGTCACCTTCACCGAAAAAGCCAGCGGCGGCGACGCTCACATGACCTTCGGCAACTACAGCAGCGGCCAGGATGGCGCGGCGGCGTTTGCTTATCTGCCAGGGACGGGGGCCGGCTATGACGGGACCTCCTGGTACCTGATCAACAGCAGCTACACCCAGAACAAGAACCCGGACCTGAACAACTACGGCCGCCAGACCCTGACCCACGAAATCGGTCACACCCTCGGCCTGGCCCACCCGGGTGACTACAACGCTGGCGAAGGCAGCCCGACCTACGATGACGCCACTTATGGCCAGGACACCCGTGGCTACAGCGTCATGAGCTACTGGAGCGAAAGCAATACCGACCAGAACTTCAGCAAGGGCGGCGTCGAAGCCTACGCCTCCGGTCCGCTGATGGATGACATCGCGGCCATCCAGAAGCTCTACGGTGCCAACACCACGACCCGTACCGGCGATTCGACCTACGGTTTCAACTCCAATACCGGTCGCGATTTTCTCAGTGCGTCATCGTCGTCGGACAAAGTGGTGTTTTCGGTATGGGACGCAGGTGGCCGCGATACCCTGGATTTCTCCGGTTTCACCCAGAACCAGAAAATCAACCTCAATGACGCCTCGTTCTCCGATGTTGGCGGCATGGTAGGCAACGTCTCCATCGCCAAGGGTGCCGTCATCGAAAACGCCATCGGCGGCTCGGGCAGCGACTTGCTGATCGGCAACACGGTAGCCAACGAGCTCAAGGGCGGAGCGGGCAACGATATCCTTTGGGGGGCCGGCGGCGCAGACAAACTCTGGGGGGGCTCGGGGTCGGACACGTTCGTGTTCGCCGCCAGTTCCGATTCGCGGCCTGGAGCGACGGACCAGATCCTCGATTTCGTCAGCGGCCTGGACAAGATCGACCTGACCGGTATCACCAAGGGCGCGGGCCTGCACTTCGTGAGCGCGTTCACCGGTGCGGCGGGCGATGCGGTGTTGTCGACATCGGGTGGCAACAGCCTGCTGTCGGTGGACTTCTCCGGGCACGGCGTGGCTGACTTCCTGGTCAGCACCGTTGGCCAGGCTGCGGTCTCGGATATCGTGGCCTGA
- a CDS encoding LysR family transcriptional regulator, translating to MSSPDLNLLVTLDVLLSEGSVARAARRLQLSPSAMSRALARLRETTGDPLLVRAGRGLVPTPRALELREQVSHLVQQAQAVLRPVTTPDLGRLSRTFTLRTREGFVENFAIDLITRIHEQAPGVRLRFVEKTDRDSTTLREGTVDLETAVVDKDTSPELRTQALFSDRLIGVVRAGHPLSQATVSAAGYAAGGHVGVSMRGLDHGLIDQALAALNLSREIVTTVPGFSSALGLARSSDLIASVPERYTASLRVGLHSFTLPFSVPGFTIAMLWHPRMDADPVHRWLRSCLREVCARKP from the coding sequence ATGTCCTCGCCTGACCTCAATCTGCTCGTCACCCTTGATGTGCTGCTCTCGGAAGGCAGCGTGGCCCGGGCCGCCCGGCGCTTGCAGCTCAGCCCGTCGGCCATGAGCCGGGCACTGGCACGGTTGCGTGAAACCACCGGTGACCCGCTGTTGGTTCGGGCCGGGCGAGGGTTGGTGCCGACACCTCGTGCGCTGGAGTTGCGCGAACAGGTCAGCCATTTGGTGCAGCAGGCCCAGGCGGTGCTGCGGCCAGTGACGACCCCGGATCTTGGGCGCTTGAGCCGAACCTTCACGTTGCGCACCCGAGAAGGGTTCGTGGAAAACTTTGCCATCGACCTGATCACTCGCATCCACGAGCAAGCGCCCGGCGTGCGCCTGCGCTTTGTGGAAAAGACCGACCGGGACAGCACGACGCTTCGCGAAGGCACCGTGGACTTGGAGACCGCCGTCGTGGACAAGGACACCAGCCCGGAACTACGAACCCAGGCGTTGTTCAGCGACCGCTTGATTGGCGTTGTGCGCGCGGGACACCCGCTGAGCCAGGCAACGGTGAGCGCCGCCGGTTATGCCGCAGGCGGGCATGTCGGTGTGTCGATGCGCGGCCTGGATCATGGCCTCATCGACCAGGCCCTTGCGGCTCTGAATCTGTCCCGCGAAATCGTCACCACGGTGCCAGGCTTTTCCTCGGCGCTGGGACTGGCCCGCTCCAGTGACCTGATCGCCAGCGTGCCCGAACGCTACACCGCGAGCCTGCGGGTCGGCCTGCACAGTTTTACGCTGCCGTTTTCCGTACCTGGGTTCACGATCGCCATGCTCTGGCATCCGCGGATGGACGCCGATCCTGTGCATCGTTGGCTTCGAAGTTGTCTGCGGGAAGTGTGTGCACGTAAACCGTAG
- a CDS encoding MFS transporter: MKPVNTQQNRPATAPAHRLFSPRWALASLALSTLLASLGASVAAVALPTLAEALGASFQQVQWVVLAYLLAITTLIVSVGRLGDLMGRRKLLLAGIALFTLASAVCGLAPSLWLLVAGRALQGLGAAIMMALTLALVGETVDQEKTGSAMGLLATLSAVGTALGPSFGGMLISGFGWPALFLVNIPLGLLTLGLAWYSLPVREVPPKPEGTRFDVTGTLLLAVTLATYALSMTSGRGSFGGLNLALLLIALVGGGLFIRAQSRAVSPLIPLKVFRDRSLVSGLVTSALVATVMMATLLVGPFYLSITLALPAAFVGLALAVGPSVAALAGVPAGRLVDRFGVHPMRVAGLANMVLGCLMLSLVPPTLGTVGYLAAIVVTTLGYAFFQTANNTAVMADVAAQRRGVIAGLLNLSRNLGFFTGASVLGAVFAAAAATNDITGASPAAVTNGLHMTFAVALAMVILALFIAWKSRVPEPLPKPRDNPSQA, encoded by the coding sequence ATGAAACCCGTCAACACGCAACAAAACCGGCCGGCAACCGCGCCCGCACACCGGCTCTTTTCACCTCGCTGGGCCCTGGCCAGCCTTGCGCTCTCGACGCTGCTGGCCTCCCTTGGCGCCAGTGTGGCTGCGGTGGCACTGCCGACGCTGGCCGAGGCGCTCGGGGCCTCTTTCCAGCAGGTCCAATGGGTGGTGCTGGCCTATCTGCTGGCAATCACCACGCTGATTGTCAGTGTCGGCCGCTTGGGAGACCTGATGGGCCGGCGCAAGCTGCTATTGGCCGGTATCGCCCTGTTCACCTTGGCATCAGCGGTATGCGGCCTGGCGCCCTCGCTTTGGCTGCTGGTCGCCGGTCGGGCGCTGCAAGGCCTGGGGGCCGCCATCATGATGGCGCTGACCCTGGCGCTGGTGGGCGAAACGGTCGACCAGGAAAAAACCGGCAGCGCCATGGGGCTACTGGCAACGCTGTCGGCAGTGGGCACAGCCCTCGGACCGTCCTTTGGCGGCATGCTGATCAGCGGGTTCGGTTGGCCGGCCTTGTTCCTGGTCAACATCCCTCTGGGCCTGTTGACGCTAGGGCTGGCGTGGTATTCGCTACCGGTGCGTGAAGTGCCGCCGAAGCCCGAAGGAACCCGCTTCGATGTAACCGGTACCTTGCTGTTGGCAGTGACGCTCGCCACCTATGCCTTGTCCATGACTTCCGGACGCGGGAGCTTTGGCGGATTGAATCTTGCGCTGCTGCTGATCGCCCTCGTGGGCGGCGGGCTATTCATTCGGGCCCAGTCCCGGGCCGTATCGCCGTTGATTCCCTTGAAAGTGTTCCGCGACAGATCATTGGTATCAGGCCTGGTGACGAGCGCCCTGGTTGCGACGGTCATGATGGCGACGCTGCTGGTCGGGCCTTTTTACTTGTCCATCACCCTCGCACTGCCGGCGGCCTTCGTGGGACTGGCCCTGGCCGTAGGCCCATCTGTTGCGGCGCTGGCCGGAGTACCTGCCGGGCGCCTGGTGGATCGCTTCGGCGTGCACCCCATGCGAGTCGCCGGCCTGGCGAACATGGTGCTCGGCTGCCTGATGCTATCACTGGTTCCCCCTACCCTTGGCACCGTCGGCTACCTCGCGGCTATCGTGGTGACGACCCTTGGCTATGCGTTCTTCCAGACGGCCAACAACACGGCAGTCATGGCCGATGTAGCAGCCCAGAGGCGAGGCGTCATCGCCGGGCTGCTCAACTTGTCGCGCAACCTGGGTTTTTTCACCGGAGCCTCCGTGCTCGGCGCGGTGTTTGCAGCCGCGGCGGCGACGAATGACATTACCGGTGCCAGCCCCGCGGCTGTGACGAACGGTCTGCACATGACCTTCGCCGTCGCCCTGGCGATGGTGATCCTGGCCCTGTTCATCGCCTGGAAAAGCCGCGTGCCAGAGCCATTGCCCAAGCCTCGGGACAACCCCAGCCAAGCGTGA
- a CDS encoding DUF1652 domain-containing protein yields the protein MNKGSFSKVTFPNACQLMRWHFHPMGFEASMDAPGSMVARLFDRASGETMIAIAGIPCATVMNAPDVERIIEAVEAELEAFVPPVGLRRFAS from the coding sequence ATGAATAAAGGATCCTTCAGCAAGGTTACGTTCCCTAATGCTTGCCAGTTAATGCGCTGGCACTTCCATCCCATGGGATTCGAAGCAAGCATGGATGCGCCTGGCAGCATGGTTGCCCGGCTGTTTGACCGTGCCAGCGGCGAGACCATGATCGCCATTGCGGGTATCCCCTGCGCGACGGTGATGAATGCCCCGGATGTTGAACGAATAATCGAGGCCGTGGAGGCCGAGCTGGAAGCCTTTGTACCACCGGTGGGGTTGCGGCGGTTTGCCTCTTAA
- a CDS encoding Bax inhibitor-1/YccA family protein, whose amino-acid sequence MREQDYAVNNSVQAEQLEVSRVLRNTYGLLALTLAFSGVMAYVAQQMRVGYPNIFVVLIGFYGLFFLTNKLRDSAWGLVSTFALTGFMGFLLGPILNRYLQMQGGAEVVSSAFAMTALVFGGLSAYVLISRKDMSFLGGFITAGFFVLLGATLASFFFQISGLQLAISAGFVLFSSVCILYQTSAIIHGGERNYIMATISLYVSIYNLFVSLLQLFGLMGRDD is encoded by the coding sequence ATGCGCGAACAGGATTACGCAGTGAACAACAGCGTGCAGGCTGAGCAGCTAGAGGTTAGCCGCGTCCTGCGCAACACTTATGGCTTGCTGGCACTCACGCTCGCTTTCAGCGGTGTGATGGCTTATGTCGCACAACAGATGCGGGTGGGTTACCCGAACATCTTCGTCGTGCTGATCGGTTTCTACGGCCTTTTCTTCCTCACCAACAAACTCCGTGATTCGGCCTGGGGCCTGGTGTCGACTTTCGCCCTGACCGGCTTCATGGGCTTTTTGCTCGGCCCGATCCTCAATCGCTACCTGCAAATGCAGGGCGGCGCCGAAGTGGTCAGCTCTGCCTTCGCAATGACCGCACTGGTATTTGGTGGCCTGTCGGCCTACGTGCTGATTTCCCGCAAGGACATGAGTTTCCTGGGTGGCTTTATCACCGCAGGTTTCTTCGTGTTGCTGGGGGCGACGCTGGCCAGCTTCTTCTTCCAGATCAGCGGCCTGCAACTGGCGATCAGCGCCGGCTTCGTGCTGTTCTCCTCGGTCTGCATCCTGTACCAGACCAGCGCCATCATTCACGGCGGCGAGCGTAACTACATCATGGCCACCATTAGCCTGTATGTATCGATCTACAACCTGTTCGTCAGCCTGTTGCAGCTGTTCGGCCTGATGGGTCGCGACGACTGA
- a CDS encoding prohibitin family protein — MTSKTIGSIVAAIAGIVLLCVFFGSWYTVDETERGVLLRNGALVGVIEPGLSFKTPFIESVRLISVQSQVTAYEDLQAYSKDQQSAQLKVSVSWHIAPSDVAKVYTQFKDLEGIRDRMISRQVPTQVENVFGKFNAVAAVQNRVQLVNDISTAIKATITGPVIIDSVQVENIDFSDAYEKAIEARMAAEVQVKTREQQLATEQVQAQIRVTQAQAEADSQVAQAKADALATELRGKAEAEAIKARAQALASNQNLVELTKAERWNGVLPTTVLPNGALPFIDIK, encoded by the coding sequence GTGACCAGTAAAACCATCGGCTCCATCGTTGCTGCAATCGCGGGCATCGTCCTGTTGTGCGTGTTCTTTGGCAGTTGGTACACGGTCGACGAAACCGAGCGTGGCGTACTGCTGCGCAACGGGGCGCTGGTCGGGGTGATTGAACCGGGACTGTCCTTCAAGACGCCCTTTATCGAGTCGGTACGCCTGATCAGCGTCCAGAGCCAAGTGACGGCTTATGAAGACCTCCAGGCCTACAGCAAGGACCAACAGTCCGCCCAGCTCAAGGTGTCCGTGTCCTGGCACATCGCGCCTTCCGATGTCGCGAAGGTCTATACGCAGTTCAAGGACCTGGAAGGTATCCGCGACCGGATGATCAGCCGCCAGGTGCCAACCCAGGTGGAAAACGTATTCGGCAAGTTCAACGCCGTGGCTGCCGTGCAGAACCGCGTCCAACTGGTCAACGATATTTCCACGGCCATCAAGGCGACCATTACCGGCCCCGTGATCATCGACAGCGTCCAGGTCGAGAACATCGACTTCAGTGACGCCTACGAAAAAGCCATCGAAGCGCGCATGGCTGCGGAAGTCCAGGTCAAGACCCGCGAACAACAGCTCGCCACCGAGCAGGTGCAAGCACAGATTCGCGTGACTCAGGCCCAGGCGGAGGCCGATTCGCAAGTCGCGCAGGCCAAGGCAGACGCACTGGCGACCGAGTTGCGCGGCAAAGCCGAGGCCGAAGCCATCAAGGCACGGGCCCAGGCCCTGGCCAGCAACCAGAACCTGGTGGAACTGACCAAGGCCGAACGCTGGAATGGTGTCTTGCCAACCACCGTGCTGCCAAACGGCGCCCTGCCCTTCATCGACATCAAGTAA